The nucleotide sequence ATTTCAGTCCATTGCAGTCGTCTACCACCCACTAGCAATTCTCTTGCTGTTTCCCAACTACCGGCACTGCCAACAAGCTGCATATCATTCATCGTGATCTTTGCATTGCTCAAACATCTCATCACCATAATTAGATCAGATATATCTGCCCAATTATCAATATGATGGTTTCTTTTACCAAGCTTGATTTTCTACCTCTTTTCTCCCTTCGATCCGCCGCCCGTTTGACCTGAAGGCAGTTGAATAAATTGGAACTCTTTGCCATCTTGTTcggctttcttcttcaaagcttCGATATCCAAACCGTCTGGAATGTTATCGCCATGTATTGTTATACTGAATTTATAGCGTTCTTTACAGTTTGGTTCGTGATTCGGCCAGTCGGCCTTTTGACAATCGCGAGAACAGTAAGGAGTTTTGCACCGCTCACAACTGGGGAAGCTTCCCATAGAAGTTTCTGTCTTGTGACAGTTGGCACAACAGCGGACTGGCTTTGAGAAAGAGGGTGTAGGTGGTTCTGAGGtggaagatcttgaagacATAGTGATGTTTCGGCAAGCACAAACTTCGAGGACTTGGCGACGTGAGCAAAAGTGCTATGCAGGGCTAATGCTAGAAGTCTGGCAATATGAGAAGATGTATACACGAGtgttgaaggatttgaataCCCACTTTTGGAACAAAGTCACGAGTGGAATTTTGTGGAGTGGGCAGAAACTCAAAATGTAAGATGGCCAAAATTTTGACTTTCGTACCTGCCGTGGAGGAGAGGGTTTTATCTACATTTGTATGACAAAGCTGTCCCTATCGATATACCGTTATACGAAACCGATGTTTAACGGATCATGCCTTGACTCCGGAAGTTGCACGAGACAAAGGGTAAGAAATATCACCACAGACTGCTAGGTCGATTCGAGACCGCGTTTAAATTTGCATTCTTGGATATTACTTCATCCCTTCATTTATATAACCAACATTTGGTCAAGGCTTTAGGTGAGCGTTCCAAGCTATTTAGGTGTAGCGATACCAATCAGTTCTTTAGGTTAATTTAATAACAGATGCAGACATGTGTTGAATGAAGAATTCGGCAGTAAAGATGATAATTGGTAATCCAAAAATTTACCCCACCTTTGTGCAAATGATAAAAAGAACCGCGGCCGGCTAGAAGATTACTCGTTGGAGCACATTACCGAATCTTGCACTTTTTGGCGAATCTCAATCTTTAGCATACTACTACTCTAAGTCCGGAGTTGATCTACAGCTCCACTCGAAGTGATTGGCGCCCAACAATTCAAGCCGAATTTATCTTGGTACTCCGAAACCTGATTCAGTCAAAAAGGAGCTTCGGAGTAGGGGTGCGGACCGTAGTGGGGTGCATTAGTTTTGTAGATGTGACCCATCAATCTGGCTCGATTAACGGATTTGGTTATACAGTGGAACTGGGTTATAACGGACTGAACAATTTAACCAACCAAATCTGGTACAAAGAAGATTCCGGTATAAATAATGGTGATTCAAGTGCttcaataaaatttataCTGGATTTCAGCTTCAagaatgaataatttttttttttttaaaaaaaaaactctgATTCAgtcaaatatattatcaaaattcatacaGGATTTATGAAAAAAGtgcttgatattttgattttatctAAAATTCTAGAATTACTAAATAAAAAGTAGTCAAATAAGGAAATTATTCCGGTATATCCCAATCCGGTATAGCCGAGTTCTACCGTATCCGCACTTACATGATTGGTAAGTGCTCTGATTGCTCTGATTCGCGTGAGTCGATTATCGTCATATTCTTATGTGTCACCATGAATTTTTAGTGATATTGTGTGCTTATATCTGCAGGTTTGTcacaattaatatatcattcCATAAATGTGCGTGGTATCACAAGCAAAACGTACCACCATTACTTCGTGCCTGTGCAAAACTTTAAAATCCTACATGTACTGGAGTAGCATTCGACCTCCAAAACTGGAAACTTGAGATGGGAATGATACTCTATGTATGCATGGTATCTCTTTGTTGAGACGAAATGGCGACCACTGCATAAAAACAAGGCACCTGGCTTCAATGCCAATCGTTACACAATGCACACCGGGTTAACGTTTGGAAATACTCTCACACGCACTGCCAATCTACTTTCCAGATTTGTGTTAATCTCAGATTAGCCAGATACGTCGGTACACAGCAATACAAGGCTCTGATGTTGTTCTAAGTAAGTTTGATTTGGCCGCGGTACAAGACTACAAGAGTTCCAGGTGCCTTTTCAACAAGATTCACGAAATATTCATTTGGATCTGGATCGAACAACTTTGTTACTTACCCATCAAATACCCTTATCAAAGATGGGGTTGGAGATATGGAGTCGAAATTACATGAAATACACAATGggatttaaaatatttggGTATCACATTGGCAGTGTAGACCCAGATATGCAAAAGGTATGACAAGGCCATGATCTCCAACGCATGGTGCCACGTCTCATAATGACATGTATACTACACTGAATCGTGCGACAGTTACAGATTGAGCGCTCGGTATCATGCAAGAGTTACCATTCTCGTTTCTTTGCCACCGATAACATCTTTTGCCGAGCCGGTCTTTGAATACAGCCGTAGCCCGGAGGTTATGGGGAATTAAATGGCTGGAAAATGGATTTCTGTACCCAATTTCCACAACATCACCGATGCATTTGCCACCACATCTTCCGTTTTTACCGCCTTGTGCGGAAAGGCCGTACGGCGATGCATCTTTGACTGTTTCGGGACTAGGATTCATTCCAACGAAGAAAACAACTTACTTGTTGTTAGAGATATGGCAGGGCCAGGGTGAACTTTGCCTTCGTTTGAAGTGTCGTCATACGACCGTGGATTGAGTGTTGACAGGATGATTCCACAGGATCCATCCTCGTGACGGAAGACACAAGCTAGGGAGCTGTTGATTGCCGTCTCTTGATACGATCCCACCTACGACTAGGCTTCTACAATGAAGCCACCAAGGCTTCACCATTTGAGAGGCACATTAATCAAACATCGACAATCGCGAACCTGGAAATTCATTGCTCCGGGCATTCAAAAGGCCAACGAAACTAATGCCCGTTCCTGCTTCCTTACAAACGTGTAGACCTTCACCCATGCCATCGGATTTGAGGGTCCAGAATCATCTCAAGTATCTCCATATGATGCCATCTCACCTAGTACCTGCCTGGAAAACGACACAGGCGGGTGCCTGCGCGACTCAGTCCTGTAAGCCGCAGGTTTGGCTTTGCATGCTATCCAAGGATTTTTGCCTTTTCCTTGCCACATATTTAACGATGCATGGCACATGCTCTGCTGATAGACACACGAGCAAAcctattatattaataattgacGGGTATGATCACTGTTTCCTTCAACCCCGCGGAAGACACTGGACTGGGATCACATCCTGCATTCATCAGCGAATGATGTACGCCAAAATATCATGGTTTCGCTCTATAGAATACCTGAATCGAAATAGTCTGCTTTGCCTAGACTAGGGCATGATCTTGGATTCCCTCGCTGCAACTCCTGACCTTGATTTGCACTGGCCATCAAAACTCGCGCCACCATGCTATTATGAGTATTATAACGAAATATGGAGCTTGATAAAGACTATACGCCGCTGCAAGGCGTTTCCAGCATGTTACGATGCGGAGGATCGACCTTTCAGGATAATATGCACCTTTTGCTCCAGCATACTGATTgctattgaagattattcTTCAACGTTGAAAGTGGACACGGGTCCTACTTTTTTTCACTTGAATTTCATACAGATTTCTTCGTGGTGAGTGTACCAGAGTTCGATTCACTGCGCCTCGGAGTTTGAAACGCATGATCTGGAGTCGGGTTGAAATTGACATTTTAACTTTAGATGATACTGCCAAGCACGTGAGGACCTGAGCGCCCGAAAGGTCTCCTGCATGGTGAAAGGATTCAAAATGAATGCATCTCGTGAATTAAATTCACTCCTTTTTCCCAGGATTCGAGACAACCCTTGGCGCTCAAAAACACAAGATTGCGATGATTATTCAAATCCATTTTGATGTCCAATTTAGCTTGGTGTGAAAACCCCCCCTATGTTTAGTATTTGAACCTCACTTTAGGTTCTATACCAAAGCGGAAAATCTTTCATGTCTTCAGATCAATAGATGAATCCCAATAAGAGGACTACGTGGCGCGGAGGTCACATGACATCTTGCAGTCCCAAAGGAGAACGAATGTGGCATAATTTCTTCCGGCAACTCATTTCATGAGAGAAACTTCTCCAACAGTTATCAAATTGGGAGAACAAACAGACCTACGGAGGGCTGTTTCTGGCCTCCGAAATTGTTTTCCGCCTTTGATCTAAGATATGGAGAACTACCCCGAAAGATCCTTTAATCAATTCCATCGGCAGGAATCCGTTCAGGCCTTGCGTACTTTGACAGCTTCTCgttttgatatcaacaaagaCCTCTGATTGTCTCATACTTGGATTTTACGAGCTCCGCTTTGCTCCACGACACGTGTTTTACTTGATACTGCATTTTTCTCTAGATTTTAGTACCTTAGGTACTACTTACTCACCACagagattattaataagagAAAAGGTATTCCGATTCTCGTGACTCTTGCAGCAGCTTGTGAAAACTCCTCAAGGGACCTATGAAAGTAATACCAAAGGAACAATGACTTCGTTTGAGTCGAAGGATATCACAAACTGGCTAGTAGCACCTGTAGATTAGGGTTGTTCCACATGCATGAGCTACCACGCCGCTTAACCCTCCCATCGGAACGGAATTAGCCCGGCTGGACATAATAGAAAGCCAATCGCATCCGATGCATTGGTTATGGAAATGTACCATCTCATATCTATTCCCCGCTTCGAAGTCATGGCATTCACGAAATAGCGCTTTCCTCGATTGTCTGCGAATCTGTTATTTCAGCCGAAGAGACAACCGcattgatttgaagaatattcATGTTTTGATCAGATCAAGCTCTGAGGGCCTTGggtggatggaatgggaaaaaGTGCATAGCACTACCATCATTTTGAATAAGTTACATATCTCAAGAACCTCCAATTTCTTACACTTCACGGCTACGTTATATTCCGAAACATTGATAAACTTGGATTGTGGAATTGATCACCGCCATTTTGATCCCCATGCCACCGAGGAAAATACCAATGAGACACTTGAATCCAAAGTTATGATCGTGGTCTTGGCATGTCGAATCTTGTTCCGGTACTGCCAGTGACTTCACCAGATGAACCCTAAGATTTTTTCCAATGATGAACCGAAGAACTTTACATGTTTGATCTCTTAGAGATATGATTTCCACCAAGATATTTCTGTGTTAAATTGTTTTTGCCAGGAATTACTGTACTCGAAGTTGTGCAATGTACACAAAAATGATGTTAGAAATCGAAAGCATGTCTAATTTTATGTTTAAAATTATACCTAAGTTTAAGTCTGGTTAGTTTAAGTCAAGTTCAATTCCAGTTTAGGTTTAAGTTTAAATCAAAGTTTAAGTTTATAGAAAGAAGAACGTGATAGTCGGTTTTATTTTCCTCTAGTCTTCCTGTTTTCTTATTCTAGATTCGAATTCTACTGAAAGCATATTATACATTTTGTGGGAAAGTGATCTCCCCTTCCAGCTCCTCCCGCTTCGTCCCGCCTCCTTCCTCTCATATGTAGCTTTTCCTAGGTTATACTtaataaagtaatataaAGAATGACGGTAAGGTAGAATCATGATAGCGACgatatatcgatattgaacatttcaatattaaaatctatatttcaaaatctatattatgtTGTATAGGTATATGTATCCACTTTAGTGtccattcaattcttgtctcttttcttttcccaaaTTCTATTAtcacctttttttttcagatCTGTGGCTAACTTCCAATAGGAATCAACAATGACGAAGATGCCCCCAAATTCGAATCGACAGCCAAGAGATacatcttttttctttctactcTATCGTATTGATGACAACGATGATACCTTCAAATTCTGTTCGAATCGACGGTGGCAACGATATTTATATGCCATCTACATCATCGCCCTCATCTTGAACTATACTTGTTGTCTTAGAATCTACATGTGCAGCCACTTTCAATGACAAGAATTATCAGTGATGATAACTCAAAACGTGAAATTTCAAACAGCTAAACCTCTATATTGAATAAAGTAACAGCCcctaattaaatattaagCGGGAGGGTCGACTCTCGCCTTGGCGGCAATGCTTCAATGCCAAGGCCCACAACGCGCGTTTCGCCCCACTTTCTATATCATTCGAAGAAGACTTCGCGTCAATTGCTCAGCGCGGCATTGGTTGCCGTGTTACTGTGGCTCATTCAGTCCGTCATCACTTTTACTTTCATCCAATGAACTGTTTCCTGTTGCAAATATAGCTTTATTCAATGCACTGACCTCGATACATCTCAGTGCGATTTTAAGGTACTAAATAAGATGCCAAGAGCGACGGGGCCGGTACCTGCGTGGAGCTTTCCTGGAATAAACGTCTGTTGCGTTTCTCCCTTGATAGTGCCAGTAGGATGCCCGCAGTGACATGCTGTTACGAATGTTCCTGTGCTAGCAGGATGCCGCCAGTGACATGCTATGGAGATTGTTTAAGgtgttgttcttcttcttttgcaatagagaagatggaggttGCAATTGAAGTGACAACGGGTACGTAGAACCTAATCTATTCCACGTTGTATCCCTGGTAATATAGTATTACCAGTTGAAGGTGAATTCGTAAGCCTCGTTCGGCATTGGCAGGAGGTGTGAGGGGGAAGAAACTACAtggggaggaaagaagatatataaattcgacGATGTTTTGTTCGAAGATAGTCTCTTCCCATCCTCAGCATCACTTGCAATTGTACCAGCCTTCTAACATCTACAATCCCTTCAACAATACCAACCACTCATCCGACAATGCATTTCTCAGCAGCTGCTATTTCAGCCATCTTGGCTAGCTCTGTCATTGCTCATCCAGGTCATGATGTTAGAAAAGAGATCGCCGAGAGAGCTTCCTTCATGTCTCAGCTCAAGACTCGTGATCTCAGCCAGTGCTCTGAGAAGTTAAAGGCTAGAGGTCTTCAGCAAGCGGCTGTCGCAAGACGCTCTGCCATTGCTAAAagcgagagaaagaagagaggtaTCAGTTCTGGTAGGTTCTAACCCATTATTTTCCACtacttttcaaattcatacaGAGAAACTAATCTATTTTGTGAACAGAACAACCTTACTTGAAGGCAAGAGATGAGGCGACTGTTCTCAACACCACGCACTTGTCTACTGTAGACTATGACTCTACCACTGATGAGTCCGTCGTATTTTCCGGAAACAACTCTTGCATTCTCAGCCCAGAAGTCACCCAAGGCCCTTACTGTAAGTTtacattccatctccattcaacAAAACCATCAATTTCTAACGCCTAAACTCAGACGTCTCGGGTGAATATGTCCGAACAGACATCGTCGAAGAACAAGAGGGAGTCGATCTCATTCTTGACACCCAAGTGATTGACATTTCTACTTGCGATCCCGTCACCAATGCCTTTGTTGAGATCTGGCACTGCAATTCTACCGGTGTATACAGTGGTATAGTCGCCTCCACTAACGGTAACGCCGCTGATGCCGCCAACATCAACTCCACTTTCCTCCGCGGTCTCCAGCCAACCGACTCCGAAGGTGTAGCTCAATTCCAAACTCTCTTCCCCGGTCACTATACCTCTCGCTCAAATCACATCCACGTCCTTGTCCACTTCAACGGAACTACCTATGAGAACGGTACCTATGGTGGTGGTGTCATCTCCCACGTTGGACAAATGTTCTTTGACCAAGACCTGATCACTCAAGTCGAGGCTGTTTCTCCATACAGCACCAACAACCAGCCAACAACTTTGAACTCTGAGGATAGCGTTTTGGTTGATGAGGCTGCTTCCTCTGATCCTATGATTAACTACTCGCTTTTGGGTGAGACTGTTGCTGATGGTATCTTTGGATGGTTGGCATTCGGTGTTGATGTTTCAAAGGCTTATAGTGTCAAGCCTGCTGCTAGCTTGTATTCCAGTGGTGGTGTAGAGAACTAGAAGGCTTAAGAAGGCGATGGTTAGTTGTTGGTGAGATCAATCCGAAGGAAGATGGTGATTTAGCGATGTTATATTCATGTGTTAGCGAAGCAAGTTATTATTCTGTCACATTCAATTACAAACAAATTGGACTTAAATCTTTCCCAGTATTTTGATATGTGATCAAATTAATTGACAATGTGAGCTCAGGTGTAGCTTTTTCTTAGCGTATGCCTTTTTATGCTTAAATTATCCGGACTTTAAATGCACAAGGTTACCCATTTTCGTCAAATTTGTCAACGAAAATTTAACAGTGTAGACTAAGCCTGTTTGGTTTAACCTCGGTCTGTGAATAAACTGTGTCCACAGATGCGATTAATATAtcttgtttttatataaatgtaatagCAAATTGCGAATGCAACTCTTCGCTCCTCTGGTACACAAGGAGAATTCAAATCCACATGCATGTAAGGGTGGATTACAGCGGAGCCTGTCATTATCAGAAAAGTCTCTAGGTTCATACATGACAAACGACAATAATGGTAACGCGAGTAATAACTTATCAGATGCAGTGTTTCCAATCTGATGATACAACTTCTGGGAATTATGGAATATCCCAAAAGATCTAATTTTCCATTCAACCAGTTACCATAATCACCGAATCAAAGCATTCTCCAAATTTTCTCATCAACTCTCCAACCCCAATAGtcatgttttgttttctccAACGGCATCAAAAATGGCCATGGACTTTTTCTCAGCACATAATTTCCAACAATTTCGCAAATGTTATATCTGTTCCCGGAACAGTGTTCCAATTCCAGtcatatatattctttctATCGTCATAGGTCATGAGTTCGAATTTTCGGAGCGAGAGATTATCTCTGAATGAGGTAAgcatttctttccattgaaATCGTGTGAGGTGATTCCAACCACTACCAGGTCCGCAACCATATCCACCGCTAAGATGCAAGTTCTTGAGAGTAGACCGATGCCGCTCGAGGAATGAAATGAGAAGGGGTCCTGGAATGTCGGTttgatgaagacgaagactTTCCAAACGAGGAATTGTGATGCTATAGAATGAATTTTTCCATGCAATCTGAAAGTCTGGTGTCATATTTGTAGAGAGGTTCATTACAAACATCAAATCTAATCTCCGAAGACGCTGTGCCGAAATCAAAAGGTCAGTGATTCTTTGAGCAACGAGCGAATCTTGCCAAGATGTAAATCCATAGTCCCAGAATCCAATCGATAGTTGCTCGAGAGGGGTGACTAGACCACTAAGAGATCTATATGGATGGCCAGAACACTCGGATAAAAGACAGAGTCGATGCAGAGAGGGTTGTAGGGGAATGAAAGGAGGAGACCCCAGTTCCTGGGATGACAAACAATCCATGGGCAAGCAGTCGAACTCGACGGATGAGAGTGCTACACCCGCCGCATTGACTGCTGCTACTATTGAAGTGTAATACCATTGAGACAAGTCGTCTGCCATAAATTGTGTTCGCTCTTCTTCGATTGTCGAGTTCCAACTAGGAATCCATGTAGACGTCGATTGAAACATATCTTCCGAAAGTGGATAACTTAGTGAAGTGATCGTGAGGCTTCTAAAATTAGGAAGGTTGCTGAAAGTTTTTGCCAAGTGGACGGGGTCACAAAAGCCCGGTTCATTAGCGATTCGTCTTCGAAGAATTTCTCGCGCATCTGAAAAGTAAAATGTCCATTTTCTCGCATCACTCGAATCTAGAAATATGATTATCGACTTGATTGTTTGAGCTAGGTGCGAACACTCGGATACTTTGCGCAGCCTATCCATGTCTGTTGGTTGACAATGAGGGTGGAGCTTGAAGCCATCTCGGAATAGTCTCTCGGTCCCGGTGATAGCCCAAGCTCGAGATATTAATCTTAAGGATCCTGCATCTTCGACACCAAGGCGATTGAAAATTTGCGCTTTGATTTCAGATGGGAGACCTAGGTCGAGAATGGGGTCGAGAATGGGGTCGAGACTGAGATTTGAGGTTGCGGGTACTTCTTCGCTTTTTAGCAATCTTCGTGATATTGATCTTTGGGATTGTTGTGCGTTCATCAGGGCAGGCATTAGTTAGAATTGGGGCacaaacaacaaaaataGACGATGATACAACGAGGGTTGATAGGAGTAGAGTGAACATAAGCATACCAAAATTGGGAGCACAAAGGATTCTGCAGAGTGTAGGAATGTTGTTGAAAACGAAcaaaatttgatttcttaGGCACAGGCCGAAAAATGTAAGGAAAGAACGGCCAAGACAGCAGGTTAAATCTCAATACCACTGGTATATAGTGAGTATCCCGACGATATTTCCTCGATTACTCGGGGATCCAACGAGCCACGAGTCGATGAGGGTATCATCAAGGCAAAAGAATACACTGATTTCCTGGATATAGATTACACGAAACTCATGAAAGAAAAGCTTTTGACAACGTATCCTTGATGCGAGGCACCAACTTTAAGACCAGACGCCTATCCCGATACAATCCAGCCTGTACCCATGGCATTTCTGCTGTTTCCCATTATATCCAAATTTAATTGCTGCTATGTCGATATTCTCCGCAAGTTTTCCAAAATCCCAATCGATATCAATAGCCCAAACTCCATTATCTCACGATGGTATTCTTTTGTTGCCGCAAGCTGCCCGATATCCAAAATACTCCATGGCCCTGCAGCAGCTCCTATCACCCAAAATTCTAAGCCATAAATTCACATCACGCTGCAACTGCAACAACAGCAAGCTGCGGCACATCCTGCACAACATCCCAAAGCGACATCTTCTTTGTTATGTTTCTTCTCGACCTTTTGTTGCTGAACATACACCAATTCCCTCGGAGCTCCCTTGCCATCAGTCATGAGGTGTGTAGGTTGAGGTTGAGCTGGCGCCTTGTATACGTATTCTTGAGTGTAGACCGGAGGCATATTTGCGACATCTGCTGGTTCACGGTCCCAAAGACTCCTTTGAGGCTTTTGGGGTTGTTGTGCCATTTTTGACTGTGAATAATAATCGTAAATCTGTTGGCTTTCCGCTGGTGATTGGGTTGCTGGACGCGGTCTGGGGTTTGACATTTAGATGTTGAAAGCTCTGACAGCCAGCTCAATCTCTATCCCCGCCGCAAGTCTTGGTGATTCACTCCAATCTTCCCTTGCTGTGATGTCGTACGTTTGTGAGTCAATCAAGCAGCCGCTTCACATTCACTCCCAGCATGAAAACAAAATGATGAGCAACAGCACGGAGATTAATACTtatccatttcatttcacgTTCTCACTCCCATCTAACAATAGGCTGAGGAGGAACCTGACTTGTGTCCCTGCCGGACAACTCAGCCTCTTGCCATATCCAATCACGAAGGATGATGATCAAAGATGAGGTTGCACATTGGAGGCGGTGCCAAGCAATTTTGGGAAAAGGATCAGTTGATACGGTGCAAGGATCTTACATAAGCAAATGAGGTTGATTACTCGATCAGGCCACAATACCTTCCTTTCGTCAATAACAAGTATAAAATAGACACGACGAAGAATCCTTCATAGAACAAATCGTCCTCTTTGGTTCTTCTGGCATATTTGAATAAAGGGGGGAGCATTCATTTAAACCTTATTAAACTATCGACGCCAATCACGACTCCACTTCGAACCATTAGTTGTCGATCAATGCGGCCCGGCTTCTGCTCCTCGACCTCCATCTGCTCTAGCTACTTTATTGGTCTTAGGTTTCCTGTCATACAAAAATAGACATGCCGCCTCGGGGTCCTCGATTACAGTTCAAGCCACTTTTCTATCTTATCGCCTTCCCTCTGCTTATATTGAGCGTTCGAAAGCCTCACGTGCCTCCCCACAGGAAGATATAAATGCTGTCTCTTCGTTGCTCGTGGAGCCCAAAATAGATCGTGTATAAGGCTGAGGTGGCGGTATCTGGATAAGGATGAGGCTCATAGTCCAGGACGTGTTTTGAGATGAACCGT is from Botrytis cinerea B05.10 chromosome 16, complete sequence and encodes:
- the Bcidl1 gene encoding Bcidl1 — translated: MHFSAAAISAILASSVIAHPGHDVRKEIAERASFMSQLKTRDLSQCSEKLKARGLQQAAVARRSAIAKSERKKRGISSEQPYLKARDEATVLNTTHLSTVDYDSTTDESVVFSGNNSCILSPEVTQGPYYVSGEYVRTDIVEEQEGVDLILDTQVIDISTCDPVTNAFVEIWHCNSTGVYSGIVASTNGNAADAANINSTFLRGLQPTDSEGVAQFQTLFPGHYTSRSNHIHVLVHFNGTTYENGTYGGGVISHVGQMFFDQDLITQVEAVSPYSTNNQPTTLNSEDSVLVDEAASSDPMINYSLLGETVADGIFGWLAFGVDVSKAYSVKPAASLYSSGGVEN